A genomic region of Serratia fonticola contains the following coding sequences:
- a CDS encoding helix-turn-helix transcriptional regulator — protein sequence MSIIVRLDVLLATRKVKSKELAAAAGITEQNLSLLKQGKVKGIRFATLDAICRYLDCQPGDVLEHIPDTERYADDE from the coding sequence ATGTCGATCATTGTCCGGCTAGACGTGTTGTTAGCCACGCGTAAAGTCAAATCCAAGGAGCTGGCAGCCGCGGCCGGTATCACCGAGCAAAACCTCTCACTGCTGAAACAGGGCAAGGTGAAAGGAATTCGTTTTGCTACGCTGGATGCTATCTGCCGTTATCTTGATTGCCAACCGGGAGATGTGCTGGAACATATCCCGGATACAGAACGCTACGCTGACGATGAGTGA
- a CDS encoding ABC-F family ATP-binding cassette domain-containing protein, with product MSTLLSAQSVCLDTAFGPLLAEISFSLRKGDRIGLIGHNGCGKSTLLKILSGDIPVSAGTVSQSHHCLMARVEQHLPEALYHCTLLDAVLNGLAEDHHQPERWQAEVLLAELGFDKAAWELTAGTLSGGQHTRLLLARALIRQPNLLLLDEPSNHLDLPTLLWLEHFLKDWGSSFVLVSHDVRLLDSVTNCTWILRDKTLQFFRLPCTHARAAQQEQDRADEQRFQTEQKEIERVTKSAKRLATWGQVYDNEDLSRKAKQMEKHVDRLKEQQTILSAGSQWQLKLSGEALPADRVLALEQLAIRPAPDAPVLFKLESLRVKSGDRIALVGRNGCGKSSLLRYLWQEYQQASGKGVNFHPRVRVGYYDQSLQQLDDRDSLSEALSHFAPLTEEQRKMALIGAGFPYLRHQQTVSTLSGGERSRLLFIGLTLANYSLLLLDEPTNHLDMAGKEELAAALQQFAGAVLLVTHDRVLMEQSCNRFCLIDDRYLTEWHDLAQVYSILSEDGSEERSIRGDVETSGSLPAPLDDENLLLATLVALEHKLEEDMARKTRHQKPQLQQQWRQEIAVINAKLGLM from the coding sequence ATGAGTACATTACTTTCTGCACAATCTGTCTGCCTTGACACCGCGTTCGGCCCCCTGCTGGCTGAGATTTCTTTTAGCCTGCGGAAAGGCGATCGTATCGGTTTGATCGGCCATAACGGCTGCGGCAAAAGCACCCTACTGAAAATCCTCAGTGGAGATATTCCTGTCAGCGCTGGCACCGTCAGCCAATCACACCACTGCCTGATGGCTCGAGTGGAACAGCACCTCCCTGAAGCCTTGTACCACTGCACACTGTTAGATGCCGTGCTTAACGGGTTGGCAGAGGATCACCATCAACCCGAGCGTTGGCAAGCCGAAGTGCTACTGGCCGAATTGGGATTCGATAAGGCCGCATGGGAACTGACCGCAGGCACATTAAGCGGTGGTCAGCATACGCGATTGCTGCTGGCACGGGCGCTGATCCGCCAGCCGAATCTGCTGCTGCTGGATGAACCCAGTAACCACCTGGATCTGCCAACGCTATTATGGTTGGAACATTTCCTTAAAGACTGGGGCAGCAGCTTTGTGCTGGTTTCCCACGATGTGCGGCTACTGGACAGCGTCACCAACTGTACCTGGATCCTGCGGGATAAAACCTTGCAGTTCTTCCGGTTACCCTGCACCCACGCACGCGCGGCACAACAGGAGCAAGATCGGGCGGATGAGCAGCGTTTTCAGACCGAGCAAAAAGAAATTGAACGCGTAACGAAAAGCGCCAAGCGGCTGGCGACCTGGGGCCAGGTGTATGACAACGAAGATCTGTCACGCAAAGCCAAACAAATGGAAAAACACGTTGACCGGCTAAAGGAACAGCAAACCATACTGAGCGCGGGCAGCCAGTGGCAGCTTAAACTAAGTGGGGAAGCACTGCCGGCGGATCGGGTTCTGGCACTGGAGCAGTTGGCCATTCGCCCTGCGCCTGACGCTCCGGTGCTATTCAAGCTGGAGAGTCTGCGGGTAAAGAGTGGCGATCGTATCGCTCTGGTGGGCCGCAACGGCTGCGGTAAGTCTTCATTACTGCGTTATTTATGGCAGGAATATCAACAGGCGAGTGGCAAGGGGGTGAATTTTCATCCCCGCGTACGCGTTGGCTATTACGATCAAAGCCTGCAACAGCTTGACGATCGGGATTCGTTAAGCGAAGCGCTTAGTCATTTTGCCCCCTTGACTGAAGAACAACGCAAAATGGCGTTGATCGGTGCGGGTTTCCCCTATTTACGTCATCAACAGACAGTAAGTACCTTGAGTGGCGGTGAACGCTCACGGCTACTGTTTATCGGGCTAACGCTGGCCAACTATTCTCTGTTGCTGTTGGACGAACCCACCAACCATCTGGATATGGCAGGCAAGGAGGAACTGGCCGCCGCGCTACAACAGTTTGCTGGTGCGGTGTTGCTGGTCACCCACGATCGAGTGCTGATGGAACAAAGCTGTAACCGTTTCTGCCTGATCGACGATCGGTATTTGACTGAATGGCACGATCTTGCGCAGGTTTACAGCATTCTCAGTGAGGATGGCAGTGAGGAGCGCTCAATCCGCGGTGACGTGGAGACTTCTGGCTCCCTTCCTGCCCCCCTGGACGATGAAAATCTCCTGTTAGCAACGCTGGTTGCTCTGGAGCACAAACTTGAGGAGGATATGGCGCGCAAAACCAGGCATCAAAAACCACAGTTGCAACAACAGTGGCGGCAAGAGATAGCGGTTATCAACGCTAAACTTGGGCTGATGTAA
- a CDS encoding cation-efflux pump, translated as MQNEKQTVARNSMIASGLLALGKFIAGIFTGSIGLISEGIHSFTDFLATTITWWAVRVSDKPADDDHHFGHGKVENLAALFEVLLLLAAAGWIIYEAMSSLLGEAHQIVAAPVVIAVLIVSIVIDFFRVKALNRVAKATDSAALEADALHFFSDMLSSGVVLLGMVFVLFGFTRADALAALVVAGFILVAALKLGRRSFDSLIDTAPAGIREDIAALVNDFPAVLVVENIRLRSAGATLFIEVNVGVCRTLPLERINALKQDISTRLKQQYANLEARVIAIPQVRSDEDIATRIRILAANQGAVVQNLSLQQLADHMAIGMDLLVPAQVSVEQAHDIASEVEEALRQTLGENTEIETHLEPQTPNWLASQDVLPGELTKIQQALTFSAEQGGLVQDVHNIRARETPQGVIVNFHCRVLPALSISAAHDAVDHIERQLRVQFPMVSRVVGHVEPLRAV; from the coding sequence ATGCAAAATGAAAAACAAACCGTTGCAAGAAATTCGATGATTGCCAGCGGACTGTTAGCATTGGGTAAATTTATTGCCGGCATCTTTACCGGCAGTATTGGTTTGATATCCGAAGGGATCCATTCTTTTACTGATTTTCTTGCCACGACCATTACCTGGTGGGCGGTACGCGTCAGTGATAAACCTGCTGACGACGATCATCATTTCGGCCACGGCAAAGTCGAAAATCTGGCGGCATTGTTCGAAGTGCTGCTGTTACTTGCCGCTGCGGGCTGGATAATCTATGAAGCAATGAGCAGTTTGCTGGGAGAGGCCCATCAGATTGTCGCTGCCCCCGTGGTTATTGCGGTGCTGATCGTGTCGATTGTCATCGACTTTTTCCGCGTCAAAGCATTAAACCGCGTAGCCAAGGCCACGGATAGCGCGGCTCTGGAAGCCGATGCGCTGCATTTTTTCTCTGATATGTTGTCCTCTGGCGTGGTGCTGCTGGGGATGGTGTTTGTGCTGTTCGGCTTTACCCGTGCTGATGCGCTAGCCGCGTTGGTCGTCGCAGGGTTTATCCTGGTGGCGGCGTTGAAATTAGGCAGACGCTCGTTTGATTCGTTGATCGATACAGCCCCGGCGGGGATCAGGGAGGATATCGCTGCGCTGGTGAATGACTTCCCAGCGGTATTAGTGGTCGAAAATATCCGTTTACGCAGTGCGGGTGCCACATTGTTTATCGAAGTGAATGTCGGGGTTTGCCGGACATTACCACTTGAACGGATCAACGCACTCAAACAAGACATTAGCACCAGATTGAAACAGCAATACGCCAATTTGGAGGCGAGGGTGATTGCCATTCCCCAGGTCAGAAGTGATGAGGATATTGCAACGCGTATCCGTATTCTTGCCGCCAACCAGGGGGCCGTGGTGCAAAACCTTTCGTTGCAGCAATTGGCGGATCATATGGCTATTGGTATGGATCTGTTGGTGCCCGCGCAGGTCAGCGTAGAGCAAGCTCATGATATCGCCAGTGAAGTTGAAGAGGCTCTGCGCCAGACGTTGGGGGAAAACACTGAAATAGAAACGCATCTGGAACCACAAACGCCGAATTGGCTGGCCAGTCAGGATGTGCTCCCAGGCGAACTGACCAAGATCCAACAGGCGCTGACGTTCTCGGCGGAACAGGGCGGTCTGGTACAGGACGTGCATAACATTCGTGCTCGTGAAACGCCGCAGGGCGTAATTGTCAATTTCCATTGTCGAGTGCTACCTGCTTTGTCCATCTCCGCAGCGCATGACGCAGTAGACCATATCGAGCGGCAGTTGAGAGTACAATTCCCGATGGTGTCGCGAGTCGTGGGGCATGTGGAACCTCTGAGAGCGGTGTAG
- the mgtS gene encoding protein MgtS — protein MGNMMIFMGFLGFVSALGLIAAYMSTRWDD, from the coding sequence ATGGGAAACATGATGATTTTTATGGGGTTCTTGGGTTTTGTCAGCGCATTGGGTCTGATTGCGGCCTATATGAGCACAAGATGGGATGACTAA
- a CDS encoding alpha/beta hydrolase codes for MSAFRVLFLLAIAVQMPVYAKSLVKTGALQGTIAWQPCNSAAFQHWFSDAPPPAGLQCGYVDAPLSYHDSHVPIAQGVRLALTRLPAIGVKKGSVVVISGGPGLPGINPQIAEQGAAWKLQQSYDIIGYDPRGVGQSTPKISCQLTESEEAPSPDENDIPGAEKQARDMVDACIKQTGADVVQHLGTHEAVHDLDTIRKALGEPALTAVAYSYGTKVAALYAERFAKKTRALVLDGVVDLNEDDFTQRINQERGFQQSFLRFADYCEKTSSCQLTSEPNRAIQLYHEMLRKLHDAPFVTRSGYEISADDVITLTRNLLPWRERWPELANALRKIDAGTADDEVTDLIDEGYTPDADDALTVITCADVARPNADKQQLRRERQQINTAASFPNYLPLHEYPLETCDFWPYPGKDKPHVPVLSNALPPLLFVAQRYDPSTPYRNARQMAAAFKSPLITREGDGHTLVLTGANSCVDDAVVDYLLMPKKLRRDKSCQ; via the coding sequence ATGTCTGCGTTCCGTGTTCTGTTTTTGCTGGCCATTGCAGTACAAATGCCGGTTTATGCCAAGTCGTTGGTTAAAACAGGTGCTCTGCAAGGCACTATTGCCTGGCAACCCTGTAACAGCGCAGCCTTTCAACACTGGTTCAGCGACGCGCCCCCTCCAGCAGGTTTGCAATGTGGCTACGTTGACGCCCCCCTGAGCTACCATGATAGCCACGTGCCGATAGCGCAGGGTGTGCGACTTGCGCTGACTCGATTGCCCGCCATTGGCGTAAAAAAGGGTAGCGTGGTGGTGATATCAGGCGGGCCGGGACTGCCTGGGATCAACCCACAGATTGCTGAGCAGGGGGCTGCATGGAAATTACAGCAATCCTACGACATCATTGGCTACGATCCGCGAGGCGTAGGGCAGTCAACCCCCAAAATATCCTGTCAACTGACAGAAAGTGAAGAAGCGCCATCGCCCGACGAAAACGATATTCCTGGTGCGGAGAAACAGGCTCGGGACATGGTTGATGCTTGTATTAAACAGACTGGGGCCGATGTGGTGCAACATCTCGGCACTCACGAAGCCGTCCACGATCTTGACACGATACGCAAAGCGTTAGGTGAACCGGCTCTCACCGCAGTAGCTTATTCATACGGGACCAAGGTTGCCGCGTTGTATGCCGAGCGCTTTGCGAAGAAAACCCGAGCGTTGGTATTGGATGGTGTGGTGGATCTGAATGAAGATGATTTCACGCAACGCATCAATCAAGAACGCGGTTTTCAGCAAAGCTTCCTGCGCTTTGCCGATTATTGTGAGAAGACGTCTTCCTGCCAACTGACCAGCGAACCGAACAGGGCGATCCAGCTGTATCACGAAATGCTGCGCAAGCTGCATGATGCGCCTTTTGTGACGCGGTCAGGCTACGAAATTTCTGCTGATGATGTCATCACCCTGACGCGTAACCTGTTGCCCTGGCGGGAACGCTGGCCGGAGTTGGCTAACGCACTGCGTAAAATTGATGCAGGTACTGCTGACGATGAAGTGACGGACTTGATCGACGAGGGTTATACCCCGGATGCCGATGATGCGCTGACGGTGATCACTTGTGCGGATGTGGCGCGGCCAAACGCCGATAAACAACAGTTGCGCAGGGAGCGTCAGCAAATCAATACGGCGGCCTCTTTCCCCAACTATCTGCCATTGCATGAGTATCCGTTAGAAACCTGTGATTTCTGGCCTTATCCCGGAAAAGACAAACCGCATGTTCCGGTGCTTTCTAACGCACTACCACCGTTGTTGTTTGTGGCGCAACGTTATGATCCGAGCACCCCTTATCGTAATGCCCGCCAGATGGCCGCAGCGTTTAAGAGCCCTTTGATTACCCGCGAAGGCGATGGTCATACGCTCGTGCTGACGGGAGCCAATAGCTGTGTGGATGATGCAGTAGTGGATTATTTGCTGATGCCGAAAAAGCTCCGCCGGGATAAAAGTTGTCAATAG
- the ompC gene encoding porin OmpC has product MKLRVLSLMIPALLMAGTAGAAEIYNKDGNKLDLYGLVDGLHYFSDNNSVDGDQSYIRMGLRGETQINDQLTGYGTWEYQVNVNTPESENNAFTRYGYAGLKYADFGSFDYGRNNGVLYDVAAYTDMQPEFDGSTYGADQFMFQRSNGLATYRNSNFFGLVDGLHFALQYQGKNGSPEETSNGRDVLGQNGDGYGMSLNYDIGYGISAAGAFFNSKRTSEQNGEGQYSGIMGRGDKAEGYSGGLKYDANNTYVAVMFTQSYNAARFGSSDSEAYGYANKAQSFEAYAHYLFDFGLRPFIGYNQTNGKNLGLAANGNTYGSENLVKFIDVGATYYFNKNMSTYVDYKINQLNANDFTKAAGINTDDVVAVGLVYQF; this is encoded by the coding sequence ATGAAACTTCGAGTTCTCTCCCTGATGATCCCTGCTTTGCTGATGGCTGGCACCGCAGGGGCAGCAGAAATCTACAACAAAGATGGCAATAAACTGGATTTGTATGGTTTAGTCGATGGTCTTCACTATTTCTCTGATAACAATAGTGTTGATGGTGACCAGTCCTATATACGTATGGGATTACGAGGCGAAACGCAGATCAACGACCAACTCACCGGTTATGGCACATGGGAATACCAGGTTAACGTCAACACCCCGGAAAGCGAGAATAATGCCTTCACGCGTTATGGCTACGCAGGTTTGAAATACGCTGACTTTGGTTCCTTCGACTATGGGCGTAATAACGGCGTACTGTATGACGTTGCCGCGTATACGGACATGCAGCCGGAATTTGACGGTTCAACATACGGAGCCGATCAGTTCATGTTCCAACGCTCAAATGGCTTGGCGACCTACCGTAACAGTAACTTCTTCGGTCTGGTTGATGGTCTGCATTTTGCTCTGCAATATCAGGGTAAAAACGGCAGTCCTGAAGAGACGAGCAACGGGCGCGATGTTCTGGGGCAGAACGGTGATGGCTATGGTATGTCGCTCAACTATGATATCGGCTATGGCATTAGCGCAGCCGGTGCGTTCTTTAACTCTAAGCGTACCTCTGAACAAAATGGTGAAGGCCAATACAGCGGCATCATGGGGCGTGGTGACAAGGCTGAAGGTTATTCAGGTGGTCTGAAGTATGACGCCAACAATACCTATGTGGCAGTGATGTTTACCCAGTCTTACAATGCCGCTCGCTTCGGTAGCTCAGACAGTGAGGCTTATGGCTATGCCAACAAGGCGCAAAGCTTCGAGGCTTATGCGCATTACCTGTTCGACTTCGGTTTACGTCCTTTCATAGGCTATAACCAAACCAACGGTAAAAACCTGGGGCTGGCCGCTAACGGCAATACTTACGGGAGTGAAAACCTGGTCAAATTTATTGATGTGGGGGCCACCTATTACTTCAACAAAAATATGTCTACCTATGTGGATTATAAAATCAACCAGTTGAATGCAAACGACTTCACCAAAGCCGCCGGGATCAACACCGACGACGTAGTGGCTGTCGGTCTGGTTTATCAGTTCTAA
- the fusA gene encoding elongation factor G yields the protein MARTTPIERYRNIGISAHIDAGKTTTTERILFYTGVSHKLGEVHDGAATMDWMAQEQERGITITSAATTCFWNGMEHNYPQHRINIIDTPGHVDFTIEVERSMRVLDGAVMVYDSVGGVQPQSETVWRQANKYKVPRLAFVNKMDRTGADFFRVRKMMIERLKANPVPVVIPIGAEDHFAGVVDLIRMQAIFWDEATQGMTYRFDAIPTEMLATAQEWRDKMIEAAAEASETLMDKYLNQVDLTNDEIVFGLRTRTIAGEIQPMLCGSAFRNKGIQRMLDAVIELMPSPLDVPPMEGHDERDNIIIRKADDNEKFSALAFKLMTDPFVGQLTFVRVYSGILAKGDSVYNPVKGKKERIGRIVQMHANDRKEVDELHAGDIAACVGLKDVTTGDTLCDPNAIITLERMVFPEPVIAQAIEPKTKADQEKMGIALQRLTSEDPSLRVRTDEDSGQTIIYGMGELHLEIIVDRMRREFGVETNTGKPQVSYRETIRRKVTDVEGKFVRQSGGKGQYGHVVLTVEPNEAGKGFEFFDEIKGGVIPGEYIPAVKKGVQEALNNGVLAGYQMVDVKVHLTFGSYHDVDSSEQAFRMAAIFGFKEACRQASPVILEPIMAVEVETPEDYAGNVMGDLSSRRGMVQGMEDIPGGGGKEIHAKVPLSEMFGYSTTLRSMSQGRATYTMEFSHYAEAPRNVAEEIIQHSKR from the coding sequence ATGGCACGCACTACCCCCATCGAACGCTACCGCAATATCGGCATCTCGGCGCACATTGATGCCGGCAAAACGACGACGACCGAGCGGATTCTGTTTTACACCGGGGTCAGTCACAAGCTGGGCGAAGTTCACGACGGTGCCGCCACCATGGATTGGATGGCCCAAGAGCAGGAGCGCGGGATCACCATTACCTCCGCAGCGACGACCTGTTTTTGGAATGGCATGGAGCATAATTATCCGCAGCACCGGATCAACATCATCGATACCCCAGGACACGTGGATTTCACTATTGAGGTGGAACGTTCAATGCGTGTGCTGGACGGTGCCGTGATGGTGTACGACTCAGTCGGTGGCGTGCAGCCGCAATCGGAAACCGTGTGGCGCCAGGCGAATAAATACAAAGTGCCGCGCCTGGCCTTCGTGAACAAAATGGACCGTACCGGTGCAGACTTTTTCCGCGTACGCAAAATGATGATCGAACGTCTGAAAGCCAACCCGGTACCGGTGGTGATCCCCATTGGCGCAGAAGACCATTTTGCCGGTGTGGTGGATTTGATCCGCATGCAGGCCATTTTTTGGGATGAAGCCACACAAGGTATGACTTACCGCTTTGACGCCATTCCGACGGAGATGCTTGCAACGGCTCAAGAATGGCGTGACAAGATGATTGAAGCCGCAGCAGAAGCGTCTGAAACGTTGATGGATAAATACCTTAATCAGGTCGACCTGACTAATGACGAAATCGTTTTCGGGCTGCGCACCCGCACCATTGCTGGTGAGATCCAGCCAATGCTATGCGGCTCTGCGTTTCGTAATAAAGGCATCCAGCGTATGTTGGATGCGGTTATCGAACTGATGCCTTCCCCGTTGGATGTGCCGCCGATGGAAGGTCATGATGAGCGCGACAACATCATCATCCGTAAGGCAGACGATAATGAAAAATTCTCGGCACTGGCATTCAAGCTGATGACCGATCCGTTTGTCGGTCAATTGACCTTCGTGCGCGTCTACTCGGGTATTCTGGCCAAAGGCGACAGCGTTTATAACCCGGTGAAGGGCAAAAAAGAACGCATAGGCCGCATCGTCCAGATGCACGCCAACGATCGTAAAGAGGTCGATGAATTGCATGCGGGTGATATCGCCGCCTGCGTAGGGCTAAAGGACGTCACCACGGGCGATACGCTGTGCGATCCGAATGCCATTATCACTCTGGAACGCATGGTGTTCCCAGAACCGGTTATCGCCCAGGCCATTGAGCCAAAGACCAAAGCCGACCAGGAAAAAATGGGGATTGCCCTGCAACGTTTGACGTCAGAAGACCCCTCGCTACGCGTACGCACCGACGAAGACTCTGGCCAGACCATTATCTACGGCATGGGTGAATTACACCTGGAGATCATTGTCGATCGTATGCGGCGTGAGTTTGGTGTTGAAACCAACACCGGTAAACCGCAGGTCTCTTACCGAGAAACCATCCGCCGGAAAGTCACCGACGTAGAAGGTAAGTTTGTGCGGCAGTCTGGCGGTAAAGGCCAGTACGGCCATGTGGTGCTGACCGTAGAGCCGAATGAAGCTGGCAAAGGCTTTGAGTTTTTCGATGAGATCAAAGGTGGTGTGATCCCCGGTGAATATATTCCGGCAGTGAAGAAAGGCGTACAGGAAGCACTCAACAACGGCGTCCTGGCGGGTTATCAGATGGTTGATGTCAAAGTGCATCTGACTTTCGGTTCCTACCATGATGTCGACTCCTCGGAACAGGCGTTCCGCATGGCAGCGATTTTTGGCTTTAAAGAAGCCTGTCGCCAGGCCAGCCCGGTGATCCTGGAGCCGATCATGGCGGTCGAGGTAGAAACACCGGAGGACTATGCGGGTAACGTCATGGGCGATCTTTCATCACGGCGCGGTATGGTTCAAGGGATGGAGGATATTCCCGGCGGCGGAGGCAAAGAGATCCATGCCAAAGTTCCATTGTCCGAGATGTTTGGTTACTCCACGACGCTGCGCTCCATGTCGCAAGGTCGGGCAACTTACACCATGGAGTTCAGCCACTACGCGGAAGCTCCACGTAATGTGGCCGAAGAGATAATCCAACACAGTAAACGTTAA
- a CDS encoding DMT family transporter, with the protein MFVGVLFALTAGLMWGLIFVGPVLVPDYPAALQSTGRYLAFGLIALPLAWLDRRRLRQLLAKDWLEALKLTAIGNLLYYLCLASAIQRTGAPVSTMIIGTLPVVISVTANLFYGHHEGRLSWRKLTPALLLIATGLALVNVAELHGNREPIDVWRYASGLGLALLAVACWTWFPLRNARWLREHPDKRPATWATAQGVVTLPLALVGYLLVCGQLALTQPQFALPFGPRPEVFIPLMVAIGVLCSWLGTLCWNEASQRLPTVLVGPLIVFEILAGLAYTFLLRQAWPPLLTLCGIACLMIGVIYAMRIKLEPVVIALEEGR; encoded by the coding sequence ATGTTCGTCGGTGTGCTATTTGCCCTGACTGCCGGGCTGATGTGGGGGCTTATCTTTGTTGGCCCGGTGCTGGTCCCGGATTATCCGGCTGCGTTGCAGTCTACCGGGCGTTATCTGGCTTTTGGTCTGATCGCCTTGCCGTTGGCCTGGCTTGATCGTCGTCGTTTACGTCAGTTGCTGGCTAAAGACTGGCTGGAGGCATTGAAACTCACCGCGATCGGCAATCTGCTGTATTACCTGTGCCTGGCCAGTGCGATCCAACGAACTGGTGCGCCGGTGTCTACCATGATCATTGGTACCTTACCGGTCGTGATATCGGTGACGGCCAACCTGTTTTACGGCCATCATGAAGGCCGACTTTCCTGGCGTAAATTAACGCCAGCGTTGCTGCTGATTGCCACGGGCCTAGCGTTGGTGAATGTGGCGGAACTGCACGGGAATAGGGAGCCGATTGACGTCTGGCGTTATGCCAGCGGGTTAGGGCTGGCGCTACTGGCGGTGGCTTGCTGGACCTGGTTTCCACTGCGCAATGCCCGTTGGCTGCGTGAACACCCGGATAAACGGCCTGCGACCTGGGCCACGGCGCAGGGGGTGGTCACCTTACCATTAGCGTTAGTAGGATACCTGTTGGTGTGTGGACAACTGGCGCTGACCCAGCCGCAATTCGCTTTACCGTTTGGGCCACGGCCAGAAGTCTTCATTCCGCTGATGGTAGCGATTGGTGTACTGTGCTCCTGGTTGGGGACGTTATGTTGGAATGAAGCCAGTCAGCGTCTGCCGACGGTGCTGGTTGGGCCACTGATTGTGTTCGAGATTCTGGCCGGGTTGGCCTATACCTTTTTACTGCGCCAGGCCTGGCCGCCGCTGCTGACGTTATGCGGTATTGCCTGTTTGATGATCGGGGTGATTTACGCCATGCGTATCAAGCTGGAACCGGTAGTCATTGCGCTGGAGGAAGGGCGTTAA